GTGTACCTGTAGAAATTGCTGTGAACAAGCCGAAGGACATGAAGCTTATCCCTGGGACGAACGTGGAAGTAAAAATTCATACATCTTAAAAAGGAGGGGTCCATGTGGCTGCCAATGAAACTGCTGCTGCTCCTTCGACAGATTCTTCCAAAGAACGCTGGCTTGCCTTTTTTGCTATCGTTTTAGGCGCCTTTGTCGCCATTCTGAACAACAGTCTGATCAACGTCGCCATTCCACGATTGACGACGGATTTAGGGTCAACGACGACACGTATTCAGTGGGTTATTACAGGTTACACGCTTGCATCCGGCGTAATCGTCCCGATTACCGGATATATGGAGCAGCGTATCGGGTACAAAAAGTTTTTGATTCTTGCGCTCAGCGTGTTCTCGCTGGGAACAGGAATATGTATTTTTGCATGGAGTGATTCTTCCCTGATTGCAGCGCGTGTACTGGCTGGTCTGGGCGGCGGTGTCATTATGCCGCTGAGTATGACGATTATTTACAAAATCATGCCGCGTGAACAAATCGGGATGTCCCTTGGTATATGGGGGATCGCCGCAATGGCCGCACCAGCTGTAGGGCCTACGCTGAGTGGCTACTTAATTGAATGGTTTAACTGGCGTTTCTTGTTTATTGTCAGTCTGCCAGTTGCTTTATTTGCCATTTTAATGGTCATCCTTCTTATCAAGGAGCCGCCTAAGGTAACGCCGAAACCGTTTGATCTGCCAGGATTTTTACTAGCGGCAACCTGTGCAGGAACACTCTTGTACGCACTGACAAACGGCCAGCGTGATGGCTGGACTTCTTTTGGGATTGTATCTCTGCTGTTTATTTCTTTCTGGGCACTTGTCTTTCTCATCTATGTAGAAAGCGGCAAGGATAATGCTGTAATTGAAATTTCATTATTCAAAAATTCAAAATATACGATTAGTGTTATCGCCTCCAGTCTGGTCATGATGGGGATGTACGGAGGAACGTTCCTTACACCGTTGTTTTTGCAAAATATTCAGCGCGTGTCACCGATTGATACTGGTATTATCCTCATTCCACAGGCCATTGCCATGGCGGCCATGATGCCTATCGCCGGGAAGCTGTTTGATAAGTTCGGCATTGTGCCTTTGGGACTTGTAGGCCTGACACTAACCAGCTTTATGACCTATCATCTTCATCAGCTTACGCCAGATACTTCGCATGCCTGGTTGGAAACCGTAATGGCATTGCGGGGTCTGGGAATTGGTATTTGCATGATGCCATTGTCCACGGTCGGTATGAATGCCGTTCATCCGAGCAAGGTAGCCAATGCGTCTACAGCGTCCAATCTGGTACGTACCGTGGCTGCATCTATGGCGATTGCAGTACTGACCGCCATTATGCAAAGCCGTTCAGCTGCTCATGCCCAGCAAATTTCGGAGTCCATTACACAGGACTCAGCTCATACGCTACAGGCGACATTGGGTAGTTCATGGATGTCATCCATAAGTAGTTTAATCACACTGGATGCTACATCGAGAGGAATTGGGGATACGTTCCTCATTTCATCTATACCGCTGTTTTGCACGATTCCACTCATCTTTTTGTTTATTCAGAGGAAGAAAGCAAAGACACAGCCGGAAGCTTAATAAAGAGAAATACAAAAATATCGACTGGATGGCTTACATTATTTCCACGGACAGAAAGAAAGGGAATTATCATGAAAATATTGAGAGTAGAAAGTACATTAGCGGCTTTAGTCCTCGGCGGCGCAGTGCTGGCAGGCTGCTCCAGTAATAGCGGAGCGGCTCAGGACATGGTCGTTCCAGTTAAAATTAGTCAAGCACAGCAGGGGATTATCGGACAGGGAAATATTTATACAGGTACGGTAACACCTTCGGAAACCGTCAATATTGTGCCTAAAGTAGGCGGTAAAGTGGTTGAGCTGCCTGTTGATATTGGTTCTGAGGTTAAAAAGGGCCAGGTCCTGTTCAAGCTTGACGATAAGGATATGCGTAACAATGTTGCAAAAGCTCGCGCAGCAGCAGCAGCCGCAGCAGCTGGCGTAAGTACCGCTCAAGCATCCCATGAATCAACGATGGTTCAAGCAACTTCGGGCTTAGTGCAGTCCAAGAGCGGTGTGATTCAATCCCAAAGCGCAATCAATCAGGCTCAGGGGGCTATTAATCAAGCAACTACAGCCGTAGAACAAGCGACACATGGTGTTTCCTCGGCAGCCAATACGGTGAAACAAACACAGCAAGCTTTGGCAGATGCACAAAAGAATGTAACACGTACACAAAGTCTGTTTGATGCTGGTGCGAGCACCCAAGCACAATTAGAACAAGCAAAAACCGCAGTTGTGAATGCGGAAGCGGCTTATAATAATGCACAAAATGCGCAGGCTAATGCAAAAGACCAATTGATAGCTGCTCAAAAGGCTCTAACTACAGCCCGTAACAGCTATGATACAGCAAAAAATAGCTACAGTAATGCTAACAGCGGCTACAGCAATGCGCAGAATCAGCTTAAAGTATCTCAAAATACGGCTGGCATCGAGTCTAGCCAACAATCTCTTAAGCAGGCACAACTGAATGTAAACATTGCTCAGGATGCATTGGATGACACCGTTGTTACATCACCGATCAATGGTATTGTGGGTACGAAAAATGCAGAAGTGGGCGAAATGGTATCCGCTCAGTCTCCTGCGCTAGTCATTGCTAACCTGAGTACGGTCAATACATTGATTTATGTCCCTGCGGAACAGATCAACAATGTAAAAGCAGGTGACAAGGTACAGGTTCGTGTTGCAGCCTCCAACATTGTAACAACAGGTACAGTAAAAAATGTAAGCCCGTTGGATGCAAGCGGAAAAGGTTATCCTGTAAAAATCTCAGTAGCCAATCCAGACATGAAACTGAAATCCGGCATGTTGGCTGATATCAGCTTTGTCGCTGCCAATGCGCAAGAAGGCATTGTTGTTCCTACTGCGGCAGTTCAAAAGGATCAAGGTAAAGAATATGTATATGTAGTAAGCGGCGACCATGCGAAACGCAAGGAAGTGAAAACTGTTCAAACGACAGGCTCACAAACACTCATTACCAGTGGCTTGAGCAAGGAAGAGAATGTGATCGTGAATAATCTGGCATTGCTGTCCGATAACTCACCGATTACAATTACCCAATAACTTGGTTCTAAACTTGCGTTCTTTATAATAGTAGAAATTTATTATGGATACATTCCAAGGCAGCCCGCAATTGGGCTGTCTTGTTTTTATTTCATTTGCACATTTTACATAGGGTTAATGTCGATCTGGGACTTTTTTTGACGAACATTGGTAGAATAGGATAGACTAAATTGGAAATAGATAGTTTACGAGATCTCAGACAAGCGATCGGAGGAATTGTGAGATGGAAGTGAAATTGGTTGTAGATTATGAAGCTTATGAGAATGGCCAAACGATGGCTAAATCTATTGAGGAACTGGCAGCCAAGCCGGAGAGTGCCCAAGTTACGGATCTGATCATTGGAGATTGGGGCGGCGCCTATGAAAATTCACCAGATGATTTTATACCCGTGTTAGTGAAGCTAAAAGATCAATTTCCTAAGGTGCGCAAGCTGTTTATTGGTGATATGGAATATGATGAGTGTGAGGTATCATGGATTAACCAAACGAATCTGTCCCCGCTGTTAGAAGCGTTTCCAAAGCTTGAATCCTTACATATTAAAGGAAGCCAGGATCTGAGCTTGGAACCCCTTCGCCATAATCATCTTCAAGAATTGGTTATTATTTGTGGCGGTCTACCTGTGAGCGTCCTTCGACAAATCCGTAATGCCGAACTGCCTGAACTGCGCAAGCTGGAGCTGTATTTGGGTGTCGAGGATTATGGTTTTGACGGTAAACTGGAAGATATTTTACCGTTTTTGGACAGCAATCCTTTTCCCAAACTTACATACTTGGGACTCAAAGATAGTGAGATACAGGATGAAATTGCCATTGCTGCTGCTAATGCCCCTGTGATTGGACAACTGGAAGTACTGGATCTCTCACAAGGTACTTTGTCTGATCAAGGTGCAGAAGCGTTGCTGGCTAGTGAAAGTATAAAAGGACTGAAACATCTGGATTTGAGCTATCATTATATGTCTAGTGAAATGATGGGGCGCTGGAAGAACTCTGGTTTATCTGTGAACGTAGAAGATCAACAAGAAGCAGATGAAGAAGATGATTGGCGCTATCCATCACTGACAGAGTAATTTGCTCCAATGGATTTCTAAAACGGATTGACTTTAAAATTAAAAAGAATAAAAGTGAGGCGGCTCTATGATGAAGATGTGGGATAGTAATGTCAACGAGCCGTTTATCTTGTTCGGTAATTCGGGGAATCGTCGAACTACGGGGCTGCAGGAAGCACGAAGCAGATTAATGCTTCCGTCAGCTCTGGAGGTCTCCTATACAGATGTGTTGGGGGCCATTCGAGAGAAACACAGTCTGAACGAACTGATGGTCAGGATAGCTGCACAAGCTGCGCAAGATAGCGTGAATGGCAGTGTCCAATTGCAAGAGAGCATTGATCAATTACTGAAAGGTCGGGTGGACAGAGGCCCGCTGCTACGTCTGGATGCACCGGGCGAAAACTTTGAGGTAGAGCGGGAGTTGATTGCTCTGGGCGCCCCGGATGCCGAGGGAGACGATTCTCTGTTGCCATGGCCGGAATGGGCACATGGCACAGGTATACTAGCGGCAGAAGCGCGCCGTTTGCAGGAACAGCGTGGTCGCATTTGGCACCCGGCACAATGGTTCCGGGGCTATTGCCGTCTGCTGGCTTGGCTGCGGCATGAAGTAGATCGGCTCTGGCCTTCGTCGCGCTGGATGAACGATCCTGCGGAAGTAGCCGTCATGTTTGACAAACGGCGTTGTAGCGCCGTATTAGACCAGGCAGACATCAGGGTCCCGCCTGTGCTTACAGCTTCAGGCGGTGCTTTTCGTAATGCTGTTGATCTGCATGCAGCTATGAAAGAGAGTGGGTTTCACCGCGTATTTGTGAAAATATTTTGCGGGTCAGGCGCTTCTGGTGTCATGGCTTATCAAGTACATCCCAAAACGCATGCAGAACTGGCGGTAACTACGATTGGAACAGAGATCATACACGGACAGCGTGTGTATTATAATGCCGGACGATTGCGTCGTTATACAGACAAGCAGGATATTCATGCCATCCTTAACTGGCTATGTTCGGAAGGGGTACATGTGGAACGCTGGATTCCCAAAGCGACCTTGAACGGACGTGTTTATGATGTGCGTCAACTCGTGTGTGAATCAGAAGCTTGTCATGCGGTTTTACGTTTGAGCCACAGCCCCATCACAAATCTACATTTGCGTAATGAGCGGCTCTTGCTGGAGGAAGCCGAACTACCACAAAGTACGGTGGAATCGGTTCAGCATACTGCAAAAGCCGCCATGAGGGTCTTTCCGGCGTCCATGGTTGCTGGACTGGATGTGCTTGTTCCGGCTCACGGTGGTCGTCCCTACGTATTGGATGTTAATCCGTTCGGTGATTTACTGTACCGGGTTGAACATCAGGGTTGGAATCCATATGAATGGGAAATGTTGCACCTTGCTAATAGGAGCGTAGTTTTGGAAAGGAAAGACAGATAATGACTGATATGAATCAAATTGTTGGCTCTCATGATATTGTCATGATTACGCTGGATACCCTGCGTTATGATGTAGCCAAGCTGGAGGAAGAAAACTGTCCGAATTTATGCGGCTCCGGGTCGTGGGAAAAGCGCCATACA
This window of the Paenibacillus polymyxa genome carries:
- a CDS encoding STM4014 family protein, yielding MMKMWDSNVNEPFILFGNSGNRRTTGLQEARSRLMLPSALEVSYTDVLGAIREKHSLNELMVRIAAQAAQDSVNGSVQLQESIDQLLKGRVDRGPLLRLDAPGENFEVERELIALGAPDAEGDDSLLPWPEWAHGTGILAAEARRLQEQRGRIWHPAQWFRGYCRLLAWLRHEVDRLWPSSRWMNDPAEVAVMFDKRRCSAVLDQADIRVPPVLTASGGAFRNAVDLHAAMKESGFHRVFVKIFCGSGASGVMAYQVHPKTHAELAVTTIGTEIIHGQRVYYNAGRLRRYTDKQDIHAILNWLCSEGVHVERWIPKATLNGRVYDVRQLVCESEACHAVLRLSHSPITNLHLRNERLLLEEAELPQSTVESVQHTAKAAMRVFPASMVAGLDVLVPAHGGRPYVLDVNPFGDLLYRVEHQGWNPYEWEMLHLANRSVVLERKDR
- a CDS encoding STM4015 family protein; its protein translation is MEVKLVVDYEAYENGQTMAKSIEELAAKPESAQVTDLIIGDWGGAYENSPDDFIPVLVKLKDQFPKVRKLFIGDMEYDECEVSWINQTNLSPLLEAFPKLESLHIKGSQDLSLEPLRHNHLQELVIICGGLPVSVLRQIRNAELPELRKLELYLGVEDYGFDGKLEDILPFLDSNPFPKLTYLGLKDSEIQDEIAIAAANAPVIGQLEVLDLSQGTLSDQGAEALLASESIKGLKHLDLSYHYMSSEMMGRWKNSGLSVNVEDQQEADEEDDWRYPSLTE
- a CDS encoding efflux RND transporter periplasmic adaptor subunit, encoding MKILRVESTLAALVLGGAVLAGCSSNSGAAQDMVVPVKISQAQQGIIGQGNIYTGTVTPSETVNIVPKVGGKVVELPVDIGSEVKKGQVLFKLDDKDMRNNVAKARAAAAAAAAGVSTAQASHESTMVQATSGLVQSKSGVIQSQSAINQAQGAINQATTAVEQATHGVSSAANTVKQTQQALADAQKNVTRTQSLFDAGASTQAQLEQAKTAVVNAEAAYNNAQNAQANAKDQLIAAQKALTTARNSYDTAKNSYSNANSGYSNAQNQLKVSQNTAGIESSQQSLKQAQLNVNIAQDALDDTVVTSPINGIVGTKNAEVGEMVSAQSPALVIANLSTVNTLIYVPAEQINNVKAGDKVQVRVAASNIVTTGTVKNVSPLDASGKGYPVKISVANPDMKLKSGMLADISFVAANAQEGIVVPTAAVQKDQGKEYVYVVSGDHAKRKEVKTVQTTGSQTLITSGLSKEENVIVNNLALLSDNSPITITQ
- a CDS encoding DHA2 family efflux MFS transporter permease subunit: MAANETAAAPSTDSSKERWLAFFAIVLGAFVAILNNSLINVAIPRLTTDLGSTTTRIQWVITGYTLASGVIVPITGYMEQRIGYKKFLILALSVFSLGTGICIFAWSDSSLIAARVLAGLGGGVIMPLSMTIIYKIMPREQIGMSLGIWGIAAMAAPAVGPTLSGYLIEWFNWRFLFIVSLPVALFAILMVILLIKEPPKVTPKPFDLPGFLLAATCAGTLLYALTNGQRDGWTSFGIVSLLFISFWALVFLIYVESGKDNAVIEISLFKNSKYTISVIASSLVMMGMYGGTFLTPLFLQNIQRVSPIDTGIILIPQAIAMAAMMPIAGKLFDKFGIVPLGLVGLTLTSFMTYHLHQLTPDTSHAWLETVMALRGLGIGICMMPLSTVGMNAVHPSKVANASTASNLVRTVAASMAIAVLTAIMQSRSAAHAQQISESITQDSAHTLQATLGSSWMSSISSLITLDATSRGIGDTFLISSIPLFCTIPLIFLFIQRKKAKTQPEA